A genomic segment from Thermotoga neapolitana DSM 4359 encodes:
- the infB gene encoding translation initiation factor IF-2, producing MARLRVYELAKKLNMSPKELLQELEELGVSVKSHMSFVDEEIANIIIDLLEEDRGKKSKQPSKSKRESDEEIEKEVVEKKKRRKITLKPDELKLDIIAEKIGVPQNKIIQDMFVKRGIALRPGQILKLEEVDQILKEYKVEVELEEEQAPEEEIDEFELLEKKYQELYEKEKDKLVPRPPVVTVMGHVDHGKTTLLDRIRSTRVAEKEEGGITQSIGAYQVEVNGKKITFIDTPGHELFTEMRARGAQATDIVVLVVAADDGVMPQTIEAYNHAKAANVPIIVAINKIDKPNANVEKTKQELVEKLGLIPEEWGGDTIVVPISARTGQGVDELLEMILLVAEMNEIKCYPEGPARGVIIESKLDKKMGPVASVIVKDGVLRVGDAVVAANTYGKVRNLFDDRMRPIKEALPSQPVMILGFEDVPDVHSNVYAVESVEKARNIVEKRLERLESQKQTKKHVNLEELMKMMQEKDKKILNLILKADTYGSVAALRNAINKLQSKEIELNIVHAGVGEISTSDVMLAAAVDGVILGFRVKVNNKARKLAEQEGVDVRTYSIIYKLVDDLKLALEGMLEPEEVEEVIGHGEIKKVFKISKVGKVAGVQMLDGKADKDGFVRIYRNGQLIFEGKIESLKHYKEDVKVVEAPQECGIKFAGFDDIQEGDELEFYVIKKVKRKPTFVEEQMAQEQK from the coding sequence GTGGCCAGATTGAGAGTCTACGAGCTGGCAAAAAAACTCAACATGTCTCCAAAGGAACTCCTTCAGGAACTGGAAGAACTCGGCGTCAGTGTGAAAAGCCACATGAGTTTCGTGGACGAAGAGATCGCGAACATCATCATAGATCTGCTTGAAGAAGACAGAGGAAAGAAATCAAAGCAGCCTTCAAAATCAAAGAGAGAAAGTGACGAAGAGATAGAAAAGGAAGTCGTTGAAAAGAAAAAGAGGAGAAAAATCACATTAAAACCGGACGAGTTAAAACTCGACATAATCGCTGAAAAAATAGGTGTCCCTCAGAACAAGATCATACAGGACATGTTCGTGAAAAGAGGCATCGCACTGAGGCCGGGGCAGATCCTGAAACTCGAAGAAGTAGATCAGATCCTGAAAGAATACAAAGTGGAAGTGGAACTGGAAGAAGAACAGGCACCCGAAGAGGAGATCGATGAATTTGAGCTTCTGGAGAAGAAATACCAGGAGCTCTATGAGAAAGAGAAGGACAAATTGGTGCCAAGACCTCCTGTTGTGACGGTGATGGGACACGTCGATCATGGAAAGACAACGCTCCTTGACAGGATCAGATCTACAAGGGTTGCCGAAAAAGAGGAAGGTGGCATAACCCAGTCCATAGGTGCCTATCAGGTGGAAGTGAACGGAAAGAAGATCACTTTCATAGATACACCGGGGCACGAACTCTTCACCGAGATGAGAGCAAGGGGTGCCCAGGCGACGGATATCGTTGTTCTCGTTGTCGCTGCAGACGACGGGGTGATGCCCCAGACGATAGAGGCGTACAACCACGCAAAGGCGGCGAACGTTCCCATCATAGTCGCGATAAACAAGATAGACAAACCGAATGCGAATGTGGAGAAGACAAAACAGGAGCTCGTGGAAAAACTCGGTCTCATCCCGGAAGAATGGGGTGGCGATACGATCGTTGTTCCCATCTCAGCGAGGACCGGACAGGGAGTGGATGAGCTCCTCGAGATGATTCTCCTCGTTGCAGAAATGAACGAGATCAAGTGTTATCCTGAAGGACCCGCTAGAGGCGTGATCATAGAGTCCAAACTGGACAAAAAGATGGGACCCGTCGCGAGTGTGATAGTGAAAGACGGTGTTCTGAGAGTAGGAGACGCCGTCGTGGCCGCCAACACTTATGGAAAGGTGAGGAACCTGTTCGATGACAGGATGAGACCTATAAAGGAGGCACTTCCGTCTCAACCCGTTATGATTCTCGGGTTCGAGGATGTGCCGGACGTTCACTCGAACGTCTACGCGGTGGAAAGCGTGGAGAAGGCAAGAAACATCGTTGAAAAAAGACTGGAAAGGCTGGAGTCCCAAAAACAGACGAAAAAGCACGTGAACCTGGAAGAACTCATGAAGATGATGCAGGAAAAAGACAAAAAGATCCTGAACCTCATTCTGAAGGCAGACACCTACGGTTCGGTTGCGGCACTGAGAAACGCCATAAACAAACTCCAGTCCAAGGAAATAGAGCTGAACATCGTCCACGCCGGAGTTGGTGAGATCAGCACCAGTGACGTCATGCTGGCTGCAGCCGTGGACGGTGTGATACTTGGTTTCAGGGTGAAGGTGAACAACAAAGCCAGAAAACTCGCAGAACAGGAAGGGGTCGACGTGAGGACGTACTCCATCATCTACAAACTCGTTGACGATCTGAAACTCGCCCTGGAGGGAATGCTGGAGCCCGAAGAAGTGGAGGAAGTGATCGGACATGGAGAGATAAAGAAGGTCTTCAAGATCTCAAAGGTTGGAAAAGTTGCCGGCGTGCAGATGCTGGATGGAAAGGCAGACAAAGATGGTTTTGTGAGAATCTACAGGAACGGCCAGCTCATCTTTGAAGGAAAAATAGAGAGTCTGAAGCATTACAAAGAAGACGTGAAAGTCGTCGAGGCACCACAGGAATGCGGTATAAAATTTGCAGGTTTCGATGACATACAGGAAGGGGATGAACTCGAGTTCTACGTGATAAAGAAAGTGAAGAGGAAGCCCACCTTTGTAGAGGAGCAGATGGCTCAGGAACAGAAATGA
- a CDS encoding 50S ribosomal protein L7ae family protein, protein MDDQIKRKVYSYIGFAVKARKIVFGKERIRAYIRAPRKKKLIIIAKDASERTKRDTIIRCENKNVPYIVMFTKEELGRLLDKPGVSVVGLEEDSLIEAIEKVVK, encoded by the coding sequence ATGGACGATCAGATAAAAAGGAAAGTTTACAGTTACATTGGATTCGCTGTTAAGGCAAGAAAGATCGTATTCGGAAAAGAACGTATCAGGGCGTATATAAGGGCCCCGAGAAAGAAGAAACTCATCATCATAGCGAAAGATGCCAGCGAGAGGACAAAGAGGGACACTATAATACGGTGTGAAAACAAGAACGTTCCGTACATTGTCATGTTCACCAAGGAAGAGTTAGGGAGGCTTCTGGACAAACCCGGTGTTTCTGTGGTAGGTCTGGAGGAGGACAGTCTGATTGAGGCTATAGAAAAGGTGGTAAAATAG
- a CDS encoding DUF2905 domain-containing protein: MFQGIGKFLILMGLILVAFGVLLVLFEKIPFLGKLPGDIVIRRKNFVFYFPLMTSLIISVVISLILYLISRMR, from the coding sequence ATGTTCCAGGGGATTGGAAAGTTTCTGATCCTCATGGGACTCATCCTCGTGGCTTTCGGGGTTCTGCTTGTACTGTTCGAAAAGATCCCGTTTCTTGGGAAACTTCCCGGAGATATAGTGATAAGGCGAAAAAACTTCGTTTTTTACTTTCCTTTGATGACGAGCTTGATCATCAGCGTGGTGATATCTCTCATTCTGTACCTGATATCCCGAATGAGGTGA
- a CDS encoding PSP1 domain-containing protein, with amino-acid sequence MELKAKAVGVEIIPKGKIIYYSVPNGEDYSKGDLVLVMGDFGLEVGRVLIPVREVSIDEVGYELKAVIRKLTEEDMEQYKKNVEDAWKAFQICKQKIKEHGLPMKLLHARYTFDRSRLIFFFSAEGRVDFRELVRDLAKIFKTRIELRQVGVRDEMKFFGGLGLCGLPTCCSTFLREFSSVTLKHAKKQQMMINPAKISGPCRRLLCCLTYEYDFYEKELKGIPDEGSTITYEGKRYRVVNVNVFLKTVTLFSDQEGEMIKVPFDRFRKGE; translated from the coding sequence TTGGAGCTGAAAGCAAAAGCGGTGGGTGTGGAGATAATTCCAAAGGGTAAGATAATATACTACTCCGTTCCCAACGGTGAGGATTACTCAAAAGGAGATCTGGTCCTTGTGATGGGAGACTTCGGTCTTGAGGTCGGGAGGGTTCTCATTCCCGTTCGTGAAGTGAGCATAGACGAGGTCGGCTACGAGTTGAAAGCTGTGATCAGAAAGCTAACGGAGGAAGATATGGAGCAGTACAAAAAGAACGTGGAAGACGCATGGAAGGCCTTTCAGATCTGTAAACAGAAGATAAAGGAACACGGTCTTCCGATGAAGCTCCTCCATGCGAGGTACACCTTCGACAGATCAAGACTCATATTCTTCTTCAGTGCGGAAGGAAGGGTCGACTTCAGAGAACTCGTGAGGGACCTTGCGAAGATATTCAAAACCAGGATAGAACTGCGCCAGGTTGGTGTAAGAGACGAGATGAAGTTCTTCGGAGGACTTGGGTTGTGCGGGCTTCCAACGTGTTGTTCCACTTTCCTCAGGGAGTTTTCCAGTGTCACGCTGAAACACGCCAAAAAACAGCAGATGATGATCAATCCGGCCAAGATATCCGGGCCCTGTCGAAGACTTCTCTGTTGCCTCACTTATGAGTACGACTTCTACGAAAAAGAGCTGAAGGGAATTCCCGACGAGGGAAGCACCATAACGTACGAAGGGAAACGTTACAGGGTGGTCAACGTGAACGTGTTTCTGAAAACAGTGACCCTTTTCTCGGATCAGGAGGGAGAGATGATAAAGGTCCCGTTCGATCGTTTCAGGAAGGGGGAATGA
- a CDS encoding DNA polymerase III subunit gamma: MDELIVKYAKDQLELLKRIVERSKGVSLLIDGEDLSYQREISLALPEYVEKFPPKASDVLEIDPKGENIGIDEIRSIKDFLNYSPELYSRKYVIVHDCERMTQQAANAFLKTLEEPPEYAVIVLNTRHWHYLLPTIRSRVFRVSVRVPREFWEAVKEKLGNLWEELPLLERDFSMALESYRSGREKILSLLENVKSLGSNQLLKKVMAKDLEGYLACRELLERLSKAEPKGFFDLFDQVVNTITGRDAFLLIQKMVRIVLHENGWEGADAQRNVSFLDSILRVKTANLNTRITLMNVLIIHRKRKRGVHAWS, encoded by the coding sequence ATGGATGAATTGATCGTGAAATATGCAAAAGACCAACTGGAACTTTTGAAGAGAATCGTGGAAAGATCAAAAGGAGTCTCTCTCCTCATAGATGGTGAGGATCTCTCTTATCAGAGGGAAATCTCCCTGGCACTGCCCGAGTACGTGGAGAAGTTTCCACCGAAGGCATCGGACGTGCTGGAAATCGATCCAAAGGGTGAAAACATCGGAATAGACGAGATTCGATCGATAAAGGACTTTTTGAATTACAGTCCGGAACTTTACAGCAGAAAGTACGTGATTGTCCACGATTGTGAGAGGATGACTCAGCAGGCGGCAAACGCTTTCTTGAAGACCCTTGAGGAACCTCCCGAGTACGCTGTGATCGTTTTGAACACCAGACACTGGCATTATCTGCTTCCCACGATAAGGAGTAGGGTCTTCAGGGTGAGTGTGAGGGTTCCCAGAGAATTCTGGGAAGCGGTGAAGGAGAAACTCGGAAACCTGTGGGAGGAACTTCCGCTTCTTGAAAGGGATTTCTCAATGGCTCTGGAATCTTACAGATCTGGTCGGGAAAAGATCCTTTCTCTTCTGGAAAACGTGAAATCTCTGGGATCCAACCAGCTTTTGAAGAAGGTGATGGCAAAGGATCTGGAGGGTTATCTTGCCTGTAGAGAGCTTCTGGAGAGACTTTCCAAAGCAGAACCAAAGGGATTCTTTGATCTTTTCGATCAGGTGGTGAACACCATCACAGGAAGGGATGCGTTCCTTTTGATTCAGAAAATGGTGAGAATCGTGCTTCACGAAAATGGATGGGAAGGAGCGGATGCCCAGAGGAACGTGTCTTTCCTTGATTCCATTCTCAGAGTGAAGACGGCGAACCTGAACACCAGGATCACTTTGATGAACGTTCTGATCATTCACAGAAAAAGAAAGAGAGGTGTTCACGCTTGGAGCTGA
- a CDS encoding TIGR03960 family B12-binding radical SAM protein, whose translation MILKFLNETLPWVKKPSRYIGKEINSVVKDPKEVSLRIALVFPDTYEIGTSNYGLEILYHILNSQPDIWAERSYLPWVDMIEKMKERDIPLYTMESYTPLYQMDAVGISLEYELSYTNVVEVLKLSKIPLFFWERKKDPIVLGGGPCSSNPEPVYGFFDAILVGDGEEAILEIAKVLKETKGENRETIWRELSKIEGVYVPAFYEQRGKKVVPVSGEFPASIKRRIVKDLNAQPVPVKKILPNTESVHDRAVVEVARGCTRGCRFCHASIYYRPVRERSLENIIENAEKMLKNTGYEEISLLSLSTMDHTQIEKVVEELLRRFSERKIAISIPSTRMDRFGVEIASRIASVRKTGLTFAPEAATQRLRNIINKNIEEQDIFSTLEAARKSGWRRVKLYFMVGLPGETEEDLKELVDLLGRVKAIGFREVSASVAVFVPKPHTPFQFARQITPEEANEKFKILTRAKRVAKVSYHNPEMSLLEGIFSRGDRKLLDLIVKAKELGALFDEWSEMFDFNVWKKAFDLTGIDPEEHLRERKTEEEFPWDHIDMGVTKEFLVREYQRALEGKTTEDCRWKGCYLCGVCPRFKVQNILSGGEKG comes from the coding sequence ATGATCCTGAAATTCCTGAACGAAACTCTACCATGGGTCAAAAAACCGAGCAGGTACATAGGTAAAGAAATAAACAGCGTTGTAAAAGATCCGAAAGAAGTTTCACTTCGGATCGCCCTGGTTTTCCCCGACACTTACGAAATAGGTACATCTAACTACGGCCTCGAAATACTCTACCACATCCTGAACAGCCAGCCCGATATCTGGGCAGAAAGAAGTTATCTTCCATGGGTTGATATGATAGAGAAGATGAAGGAAAGGGATATCCCACTCTACACGATGGAGTCCTACACACCGCTCTATCAGATGGACGCAGTTGGAATCTCTCTGGAGTACGAACTTTCCTACACCAACGTCGTCGAAGTTTTGAAACTCTCGAAGATCCCACTGTTCTTCTGGGAAAGAAAGAAGGATCCCATCGTCCTTGGGGGAGGACCCTGTTCTTCCAATCCAGAGCCCGTTTACGGGTTTTTCGATGCGATCCTCGTGGGTGACGGAGAAGAAGCCATCCTGGAGATCGCAAAAGTGTTGAAAGAAACAAAGGGGGAAAACAGGGAAACCATCTGGAGAGAACTCTCAAAGATCGAAGGAGTGTACGTTCCCGCCTTTTATGAACAGCGAGGAAAAAAGGTCGTTCCCGTATCAGGTGAGTTTCCAGCATCGATAAAAAGAAGGATCGTGAAGGATCTGAACGCCCAGCCGGTTCCTGTAAAAAAGATTCTTCCAAACACAGAATCCGTCCACGATAGGGCGGTAGTTGAAGTTGCGCGCGGGTGCACAAGGGGATGCAGGTTCTGTCATGCGAGTATTTACTACCGACCAGTGAGGGAAAGATCGCTCGAAAACATCATCGAAAACGCTGAAAAAATGCTGAAAAACACCGGATACGAAGAGATCTCGCTTCTTTCGCTCTCAACGATGGATCACACACAGATCGAAAAAGTTGTGGAAGAACTGCTGAGGAGATTTTCCGAAAGAAAGATCGCCATTTCCATTCCATCAACGAGAATGGACAGGTTCGGTGTGGAGATCGCTTCCAGGATAGCGTCGGTCAGGAAAACAGGGCTCACGTTCGCTCCGGAAGCCGCCACACAGCGCCTGAGAAACATCATAAACAAGAACATAGAAGAACAGGACATCTTCTCGACACTGGAAGCGGCAAGGAAATCGGGATGGAGGCGGGTAAAACTCTACTTCATGGTTGGTCTTCCCGGTGAAACGGAAGAAGACCTGAAGGAACTGGTCGACCTTCTGGGAAGGGTCAAAGCCATCGGATTCAGGGAGGTTTCAGCGTCCGTGGCCGTTTTCGTTCCAAAACCGCACACACCGTTTCAGTTTGCCCGACAGATCACTCCAGAGGAAGCAAACGAAAAATTCAAAATCCTCACCAGAGCAAAAAGAGTTGCAAAGGTCTCGTACCACAATCCAGAGATGAGCCTTCTGGAGGGGATCTTCTCGAGGGGTGATAGAAAACTTCTGGATCTCATAGTGAAGGCAAAGGAACTTGGAGCGCTTTTTGACGAGTGGAGCGAGATGTTTGACTTCAACGTATGGAAAAAGGCCTTCGACCTGACAGGAATAGATCCAGAGGAGCACCTGAGAGAAAGAAAAACGGAAGAGGAATTTCCTTGGGATCACATAGACATGGGTGTCACGAAGGAGTTTTTGGTGAGAGAATACCAGAGGGCACTCGAGGGGAAAACCACAGAGGATTGCAGATGGAAGGGTTGCTATCTCTGTGGTGTCTGTCCCAGATTCAAGGTGCAGAATATTCTCTCCGGAGGTGAAAAGGGATGA